A single window of Effusibacillus pohliae DSM 22757 DNA harbors:
- a CDS encoding DUF3102 domain-containing protein, producing MGDVMALSNDLNVITAEINSYKQIAGHAIHEIGRRLKHVKEKDLTHGQWEKWLRENVSFTDRQARRLIEVYEEFKSDDVVRFGVSKIFEILQLPANIDRSEFLTQKHIIPSTGEQKTVDEMTVKELREVKKALKEREQELEREKERARQAQQSAERAEAAPPPPHHKTSHFLMVYFI from the coding sequence ATGGGTGATGTAATGGCATTGTCAAACGATTTGAATGTGATTACGGCGGAAATTAATTCGTATAAGCAAATCGCGGGACACGCAATTCATGAGATTGGTCGTCGTTTGAAACACGTCAAAGAAAAGGATTTGACTCATGGTCAATGGGAAAAATGGCTGCGCGAAAATGTTTCTTTCACCGACAGACAAGCAAGAAGATTAATAGAGGTTTATGAGGAATTCAAATCGGACGACGTCGTCCGATTTGGAGTATCAAAGATATTTGAAATCTTGCAACTTCCGGCAAACATTGATCGCTCGGAATTTCTCACGCAAAAACATATCATCCCTTCCACCGGCGAACAAAAAACCGTCGATGAGATGACAGTCAAAGAATTGCGCGAAGTCAAAAAGGCGCTCAAAGAACGTGAGCAAGAACTTGAACGCGAAAAGGAACGCGCCCGCCAAGCGCAACAGTCGGCGGAACGGGCCGAGGCCGCCCCGCCCCCTCCTCATCATAAAACCAGTCACTTTCTTATGGTGTACTTTATTTGA
- a CDS encoding helix-turn-helix domain-containing protein, with product MRLTPKSIRIIRVHLGMTQLDLAKLTGLSSGFISAIEREDRKMQPHHEAAIRQAFGLDDATIEKLLSVSNDLRIAG from the coding sequence ATGCGATTGACGCCAAAAAGTATTCGAATCATCCGAGTCCATTTAGGAATGACGCAGCTTGACTTGGCAAAACTGACAGGCCTCTCGTCTGGCTTTATCAGCGCGATTGAGCGCGAGGACCGAAAAATGCAGCCTCATCACGAAGCCGCGATCCGTCAGGCCTTTGGACTCGATGATGCTACTATCGAAAAGCTACTCTCCGTCAGTAATGACTTACGTATAGCTGGATAG